A single genomic interval of Camelina sativa cultivar DH55 chromosome 11, Cs, whole genome shotgun sequence harbors:
- the LOC104720954 gene encoding nucleobase-ascorbate transporter 11 codes for MDSGSGLDPDTGNKGKGSGGERKFGVFLKRVEPFLPRKDLNPRDLRSWAKKSGFVSDYSGETSTSTRTESSAFGLQKGRDQNQTLPGSSSHKTEVDPILGRSRPEIEHVTGSAPGSREEEEERRLNRNEATSETECEGGKLNKDLENGFYYPGGGESSEDGQWPKPILIKFGLRDNPGFVPLIYYGLQHYLSLVGSLVFIPLVIVPAMDGSNKDTAAVISTMLLLTGVTTILHSYFGTRLPLVQGSSFVYLAPVLVVINSEEFRNLTEHKFRDTMRELQGAIIVGSLFQCILGFGGLMSLLLRCINPVVVAPTVAAVGLAFFSYGFPQAGTCVEISVPLILLLLIFTLYLRGVSLFGHRLFRIYAVPLSALIIWTYAFFLTVGGAYDYRGCNADIPSSNILINECKKHAYTMKHCRTDASNAWRTASWLRIPYPFQWGFPNFHMRTSIIMIFVSLVASVDSVGTYHSASMLVNAKRPTRGIVSRGIALEGFCSLLAGIWGSGTGSTTLTENIHTINITKVASRRALTIGAMFLIVLSFLGKIGAILASIPQALAASVLCFMWALTVALGLSNLRYTQTASFRNITIVGVSLFLGLSIPAYFQQYQPLSSLILPSYYLPFGAASSGPFQTGIEQLDFAMNAVLSLNMVVTFLVAFILDNTVPGSKEERGVYAWTRVEDMKMDPEMQADYSLPRKFAQIFGCRCC; via the exons ATGGATTCCGGGTCGGGTTTGGATCCGGATACTGGTAACAAGGGTAAAGGAAGTGGTGGCGAGAGAAAGTTCGGTGTATTCTTGAAGAGAGTAGAACCTTTTTTACCTAGAAAGGATTTGAATCCGAGAGACTTAAGATCGTGGGCCAAAAAATCTGGTTTTGTCTCCGATTACTCCGGTGAAACCAGCACGAGTACTCGTACTGAAAGCTCTGCTTTTGGTTTGCAAAAAGGTAGagatcaaaatcaaacactCCCTGGGTCGTCGTCTCATAAAACCGAGGTCGACCCGATTTTGGGACGAAGTAGACCCGAAATCGAGCACGTAACCGGATCTGCACCCGGTTCTagggaggaggaagaagagaggagactGAACCGGAATGAGGCAACGTCGGAGACGGAGTGTGAAGGCGGGAAACTCAATAAGGATTTGGAAAATGGGTTTTATTATCCAGGCGGTGGAGAATCATCAGAAGATGGACAATGGCCTAAACCCATTCTGATCAAGTTTGGTCTTAGAGACAATCCTGGATTTG TTCCACTTATCTACTACGGTCTGCAACACTATCTCTCACTTGTTGGTTCACTTGTGTTTATTCCTCTGGTCATTGTACCAGCCATGGATGGTTCTAAT AAAGATACTGCCGCAGTGATTTCAACGATGCTGCTTCTCACTGGAGTGACAACTATACTTCACTCTTATTTCGGTACTCGGCTTCCGTTGGTTCAAGGAAGCTCCTTTGTTTACTTGGCCCCGGTTTTAGTTGTCATTAACTCTGAGGAGTTTAGGAACCTCACAGAGCAT AAATTTCGGGACACAATGAGAGAACTACAGGGGGCTATAATTGTTGGTTCATTATTCCAATGCATATTGGGATTCGGTGGTCTCATGTCTCTTCTTCTTAG ATGTATTAATCCTGTCGTAGTAGCTCCAACTGTAGCTGCAGTGGGATTAGCATTCTTTAGCTATGGATTTCCACAAGCCGGTACTTGTGTTGAGATCAGCGTTCCATTGATACTTTTgcttctcattttcacattg TATCTCCGTGGAGTTTCACTCTTCGGGCATCGCTTATTCCGGATTTACGCG GTGCCACTGAGTGCTCTGATCATATGGACATATGCATTCTTTTTAACTGTTGGTGGGGCATATGACTACAGAGGCTGCAACGCTGACATACCGAGCTCTAACATATTGATAAATGAGTGTAAGAAGCATGCATATACTATGAAGCATTGCAGAACAGATGCTTCAAATGCTTGGAGAACTGCTTCTTGGCTCAGAATCCCTTATCCATTTCAATGGGGATTCCCAAATTTTCACATGAGAACTTCTATCATTATGATCTTTGTGTCTTTGGTTGCATCTGTGGATTCG GTTGGAACATATCATTCTGCGTCTATGTTAGTGAATGCTAAGCGTCCAACCCGGGGAATTGTCAGTAGAGGTATTGCATTAGAAGGTTTTTGCAGTTTATTGGCTGGGATCTGGGGTTCAGGAACCGGATCAACCACTTTAACTGAAAATATTCATACCATCAACATCACCAAGGTGGCTAGTCGAAGAGCTTTGACGATCGGAGCTATGTTCTTGATAGTATTGTCATTTTTAG GAAAAATAGGCGCGATTCTTGCTTCAATACCACAGGCTTTGGCTGCTTCTGTATTATGCTTTATGTGGGCACTTACAGTGGCTCTAGGTCTATCGAATCTACGGTATACACAAACAGCAAGCTTTAGGAACATAACAATAGTTGGAGTCTCACTGTTTCTTGGGTTATCCATACCTGCTTACTTCCAGCAGTACCAGCCGCTATCCAGTCTAATACTACCAAGCTATTACCTGCCTTTTGGAGCCGCGTCAAGCGGACCATTCCAAACGGGTATCGAGCAA CTTGATTTTGCCATGAACGCGGTGCTATCTCTGAATATGGTTGTAACCTTTCTAGTCGCTTTCATACTGGACAACACTGTACCGGGTAGTAAGGAAGAGCGAGGTGTTTATGCGTGGACAAGAGTCGAGGACATGAAGATGGACCCTGAGATGCAAGCTGATTACTCATTGCCAAGAAAATTTGCTCAGATTTTTGGTTGCAGATGTTGTTAA
- the LOC104720953 gene encoding probable glycosyltransferase At5g03795: MTIVKQSLFPGGGSSPLCSLKTSLLTVAVLTFVSLFYLSLNSLRTSPPSPVVVTPIHVPQTFAKEDKTDNNDDDGTAPTTGEENYSDVYHSPESFRLNYAEMEKRFKVYIYPDGDPNTFYQTPRKVTGKYASEGYFFQNIRESRFRTLDPEEADLFFIPVSCHKMRGKGTSYENMTVIVQDYVDGLIAKYPYWNRTLGADHFFVTCHDVGVRAFEGSRLLIKNTIRVVCSPSYNVGFIPHKDVALPQVLQPFALPAGGNDVENRTTLGFWAGHRNSKIRVILARVWENDTELDISNNRINRATGHLVYQKRFYRTKFCICPGGSQVNSARITDSIHYGCIPVILSDYYDLPFNDILDWRKFAVVLRERDVYNLKQILKNIPQSEFVTLHNNLVKVQKHFQWNTPPVKFDAFHMIMYELWLRHHVIKY, translated from the exons ATGACGATCGTTAAACAGTCGTTGTTCCCCGGCGGCGGATCTTCGCCGTTATGTTCACTCAAAACCTCACTCCTCACCGTCGCTGTTCTCACTTTCGTTTCCCTCTTCTACCTCTCCCTCAATTCCTTGCGCACTTCGCCGCCGTCTCCGGTCGTGGTAACGCCGATTCATGTTCCTCAGACCTTCGCGAAGGAAGACAAGACCGATAACAACGACGACGACGGAACAGCACCGACGACGGGAGAAGAAAATTATTCCGATGTTTATCACTCGCCGGAGTCTTTCCGATTGAATTACGCCGAGATGGAGAAGAGATTCAAGGTTTATATTTATCCCGACGGAGATCCGAACACGTTTTATCAGACGCCGAGGAAAGTGACTGGTAAATATGCTAGTGAGGGTTACTTCTTCCAGAACATTAGAGAGAGTCGATTTCGAACCCTAGATCCAGAAGAGGCTGATCTCTTCTTCATTCCAGTCTCTTGTCACAAGATGCGAGGCAAA GGAACGTCGTATGAAAACATGACTGTGATTGTTCAAGATTATGTTGATGGATTGATAGCTAAGTATCCTTATTGGAATAGAACCTTGGGAGCTGATCACTTCTTTGTCACCTGTCACGATGTTGGTGTGAGAGCATTCGAGGGATCTCGGCTTCTGATTAAGAATACAATTAGGGTTGTGTGCTCACCGAGCTACAATGTTGGTTTTATTCCTCACAAAGATGTTGCTTTGCCTCAAGTTCTTCAGCCTTTTGCTCTCCCTGCCGGTGGGAATGATGTTGAGAATCG GACAACCCTTGGTTTTTGGGCTGGTCATCGGAATTCCAAGATACGGGTAATACTTGCCCGTGTGTGGGAAAACGACACAGAGCTTGATATTTCAAACAACAGAATTAACAGGGCGACAGGGCATTTAGTGTATCAGAAGAGATTTTACAGGACTAAATTCTGCATATGCCCTGGCGGTTCTCAAGTCAACAGCGCTCGTATAACTGACTCGATCCATTATGGATGTATCCCTG TCATATTATCAGACTACTACGACCTCCCTTTCAACGACATCCTGGATTGGCGAAAATTTGCGGTTGTACTCAGAGAGCGAGATGTCTATAACCTTAAGCAGATCCTCAAGAACATACCTCAATCTGAGTTTGTTACGTTACATAACAACTTGGTGAAG GTGCAGAAGCATTTTCAGTGGAACACACCTCCTGTCAAATTTGACGCATTTCACATGATCATGTATGAACTATGGTTACGCCACCATGTCATCAAGTACTGA